The following are encoded in a window of Limibacter armeniacum genomic DNA:
- a CDS encoding efflux RND transporter periplasmic adaptor subunit, translating to MKNITNRLVLLAAVSAMFTACGGDAASLDEKKQVLEEKREELLTLKAEIEKLETEIASETDTDTKAGLKRVTSVTVAEGTFAHYVDVPGEVTSDNNVLVAPETSGVLVKKYVKEGQFVRKGQTVATLDVEVMRKQLNEVETSLDLARTLYEKQERLWKQNIGSEVQYLQAKNNVSSLEAKEASLKSQIRKGVVTAPISGTVDEFFANAGEMAAAGQPLTRIVNLGTVEINAEVSEVYSGTIKKGDKVLVTFPMLNLEKELTVDMVGQYINDVNRTFKIRMRMDNSKDNLKPNTMAMVRIKDFEKAESISVPTHLVQNTPNGKQFMYVIKSANGKDVVEKVEVETGKSYNGMTLVTKGLNKGSILVDKGYSEVINGEEVYIVADNS from the coding sequence GAGAAGAGCTACTGACTCTTAAGGCAGAGATTGAAAAGCTTGAAACTGAAATTGCATCAGAGACAGATACTGATACAAAAGCTGGTTTGAAGAGAGTGACTTCAGTGACCGTTGCAGAAGGTACTTTTGCGCACTATGTAGATGTACCGGGTGAAGTTACTTCAGACAATAACGTATTGGTAGCACCAGAAACCAGTGGTGTATTGGTGAAAAAATACGTAAAGGAAGGACAGTTTGTCAGAAAAGGACAGACAGTAGCGACACTTGACGTAGAGGTAATGCGTAAGCAGTTAAATGAGGTGGAAACTTCTTTGGACCTTGCTCGCACATTATATGAGAAGCAGGAGCGTCTTTGGAAACAGAATATCGGCTCTGAAGTACAATACCTTCAGGCAAAAAATAACGTATCGTCATTGGAGGCTAAAGAAGCTAGCCTGAAATCACAGATCCGAAAGGGAGTGGTTACAGCACCAATTAGCGGTACAGTAGATGAGTTTTTCGCAAATGCTGGTGAGATGGCAGCTGCCGGACAACCACTGACAAGAATAGTCAACCTGGGTACTGTAGAGATCAATGCCGAGGTTTCTGAAGTATACAGCGGAACGATCAAGAAAGGTGATAAAGTATTGGTGACATTCCCAATGCTTAACCTTGAGAAGGAATTGACTGTAGATATGGTAGGTCAATATATCAATGATGTGAACCGTACTTTCAAAATCCGTATGAGAATGGATAACAGTAAGGACAACCTGAAGCCTAATACCATGGCAATGGTTCGTATCAAGGATTTTGAAAAAGCTGAATCTATTTCAGTACCGACACACTTGGTGCAAAATACACCAAACGGCAAGCAGTTTATGTACGTGATCAAGTCTGCCAATGGAAAGGATGTTGTTGAGAAAGTGGAAGTGGAAACTGGTAAATCCTACAACGGCATGACACTGGTGACAAAAGGACTTAACAAAGGTTCTATACTAGTGGACAAAGGTTACAGTGAGGTGATCAATGGTGAAGAGGTGTACATCGTAGCTGACAATTCTTAA
- the uvrA gene encoding excinuclease ABC subunit UvrA, with protein MAISVDQLDPKQYIIVKGAKVNNLKGVDVAIPRNKFVVITGVSGSGKSSLAFDTLFAEGQRMYVESLSSYARQFLGRMEKPEVEYIRGVCPAIAVEQKVTTKNPRSTVGTTTEIYDYLKLLYARVGKTYSPVSGQEVSKSSVTDIVNFINSHEDGTRFLVLSPLQISEDRTLDDELKLLLQKGFSRVEINGELGFIEELIDKDEYKNVQANTTGYDVQILIDRNAVQKEDEDNQFRIADSVQTALFEGHGECLIEMINADRSTQRHLFTDRFEADGVKFEEPSVNLFSFNNPYGACKRCEGFGKVLGIDEDLVIPDKSLSIYEGAIAPWRTESMSKWLQPLIRNAHHFDFPIHRPYADLTEEQKEVLWTGNKHFKGIDAFFGHLESKTHKIQYRVMLSRYRGRTTCPDCKGTRLRKDASYVKIDGKSIIDLVLLPITEVSEFFDNIQLSKYEHQVADRLLAEVRNRLVYLIKVGLGYLTLNRLTSTLSGGEYQRIKLATSLGSALVGSMYILDEPSIGLHPRDTENLIAVLKELKRLGNTVIVVEHEEDVMRSADQIIDIGPDAGVYGGELIFQGTIDDMTDPEVSHTARYLHGIERIPVPAKRRKWNEYIEVLGAKENNLQNISVKFPLNTITCVTGVSGSGKSTLVKKCLQPALGKLLGSYNEETGKMEGLDGMTKSISHVEFVDQNPIGRSSRSNPVTYVKAYDAIRELFTSQPLAKQRGYKPAFFSFNVDGGRCEACSGEGTVKIEMQFMADIYLPCESCHGTRFKSEILDIKYKEKNIADILDLSIDEAMVFFEDKKKITDRLRPLQEVGLGYIRLGQSSNTLSGGEAQRVKLASFLVKGTLKEGERVLFIFDEPTTGLHFHDINKLMKSINALVDNGHSVIIIEHNMEVVKTADWVIDLGPEGGKNGGQVVFEGLPEDLAKQKDNHTARYLKPVL; from the coding sequence ATGGCAATTTCTGTAGATCAACTCGACCCAAAACAATATATCATTGTAAAAGGGGCAAAAGTTAATAATCTCAAGGGTGTGGATGTAGCCATTCCCCGTAATAAATTTGTGGTGATCACGGGTGTTTCCGGTTCAGGAAAATCATCCCTCGCTTTTGATACGCTTTTCGCTGAAGGGCAACGCATGTATGTGGAAAGCCTGAGCTCGTATGCGAGACAGTTTCTGGGACGAATGGAAAAACCTGAGGTTGAATATATCAGGGGGGTATGCCCTGCCATTGCCGTAGAACAGAAAGTCACAACAAAGAATCCACGTTCAACTGTTGGGACTACAACAGAGATTTATGACTACCTCAAATTGCTCTATGCCCGTGTCGGTAAAACTTATTCTCCTGTTTCAGGACAGGAAGTCAGTAAGTCAAGTGTAACCGACATTGTCAACTTTATCAACAGCCATGAAGATGGCACCCGTTTTCTTGTGCTGAGCCCCTTACAGATCAGTGAAGACCGAACACTTGACGATGAACTGAAGCTACTTTTACAAAAAGGTTTCAGCCGTGTTGAGATCAATGGTGAGCTGGGCTTTATTGAGGAGTTAATTGATAAGGATGAGTATAAAAATGTTCAGGCCAATACAACTGGGTATGATGTCCAGATTCTGATTGACCGTAATGCGGTACAAAAAGAAGATGAAGACAACCAATTCCGTATTGCAGACTCTGTTCAGACCGCCCTTTTTGAAGGACATGGCGAATGTCTGATCGAGATGATCAATGCTGACCGTAGTACCCAACGTCACCTTTTCACTGACCGATTTGAGGCTGATGGAGTCAAGTTTGAAGAGCCAAGCGTCAACCTTTTCAGTTTCAACAACCCTTATGGAGCCTGTAAACGTTGTGAAGGATTTGGCAAAGTACTCGGCATTGATGAAGACCTTGTAATTCCAGACAAATCTCTCTCCATTTATGAAGGAGCAATTGCTCCTTGGAGAACAGAAAGCATGAGTAAATGGCTTCAGCCATTGATCAGAAATGCACACCATTTTGACTTTCCGATCCACAGACCTTATGCAGACCTGACTGAAGAGCAAAAAGAAGTACTTTGGACTGGAAATAAACATTTCAAGGGAATTGATGCTTTCTTCGGCCACTTGGAATCCAAGACTCATAAGATACAGTACAGGGTAATGCTTTCCCGTTATCGAGGAAGAACAACATGTCCTGACTGTAAAGGTACCCGCTTGCGCAAGGATGCATCATATGTCAAGATTGATGGAAAGTCCATTATTGACCTCGTTTTACTTCCTATAACAGAAGTAAGTGAGTTTTTTGATAATATTCAGCTTTCCAAATACGAACATCAGGTAGCGGACAGACTATTGGCTGAGGTTCGCAACAGGCTGGTATATTTGATTAAGGTCGGCTTAGGTTACCTGACACTTAACCGTCTTACTTCCACACTATCAGGAGGAGAATACCAACGTATCAAACTGGCTACCTCACTAGGTAGTGCTTTGGTAGGTTCTATGTATATTCTGGATGAACCAAGTATTGGACTTCACCCTAGAGATACAGAAAACCTCATCGCCGTACTGAAAGAACTCAAGCGCTTGGGGAATACCGTAATTGTTGTGGAGCATGAGGAAGATGTGATGCGATCAGCTGACCAAATTATTGATATTGGGCCTGATGCGGGAGTCTATGGTGGTGAATTGATTTTTCAGGGAACAATAGATGATATGACTGACCCTGAAGTGAGTCATACAGCACGTTACCTTCACGGAATAGAAAGGATACCTGTACCTGCCAAACGCAGAAAGTGGAATGAATATATTGAGGTTTTGGGAGCCAAAGAAAACAACCTTCAAAACATCTCTGTAAAATTCCCGCTTAATACCATTACCTGTGTAACGGGTGTATCTGGTTCAGGTAAATCTACTTTAGTGAAAAAATGCCTGCAACCTGCACTTGGCAAATTACTGGGTAGCTACAACGAGGAAACAGGCAAAATGGAAGGGCTGGACGGTATGACCAAGTCCATCTCACATGTTGAATTTGTTGACCAAAACCCTATCGGAAGGTCTTCTCGCTCCAACCCTGTGACCTATGTCAAGGCTTATGATGCTATACGAGAATTATTCACATCACAACCTCTAGCCAAACAAAGAGGCTATAAGCCTGCTTTCTTCTCTTTCAACGTAGATGGAGGTAGATGTGAAGCTTGTTCAGGAGAAGGTACTGTCAAGATTGAAATGCAGTTTATGGCTGATATTTACCTGCCATGTGAAAGCTGTCATGGTACCCGCTTTAAAAGTGAAATCCTTGACATCAAATACAAGGAAAAAAATATTGCAGACATTCTGGACCTGAGTATTGATGAAGCTATGGTTTTCTTTGAGGATAAAAAGAAAATCACTGACAGACTAAGACCTTTGCAAGAAGTAGGGCTTGGTTATATCAGGTTGGGTCAGTCTTCCAATACCTTATCAGGTGGAGAAGCCCAAAGAGTAAAATTGGCTTCGTTCCTAGTGAAAGGTACACTCAAGGAAGGGGAACGAGTACTGTTTATCTTTGATGAACCCACTACTGGCCTACACTTCCATGATATCAATAAACTGATGAAGTCCATCAATGCGCTTGTAGACAATGGTCACTCCGTTATCATTATTGAGCACAATATGGAAGTTGTAAAAACTGCGGACTGGGTTATTGACCTTGGCCCTGAAGGTGGAAAGAATGGTGGTCAGGTTGTATTTGAAGGACTTCCTGAAGACTTAGCTAAGCAGAAAGACAACCATACAGCACGATACTTAAAGCCTGTATTGTGA
- a CDS encoding efflux RND transporter permease subunit translates to MNQKSNQNKPLKEFKLSSFSIDNSISVFILTAIIIMFGYVSYNSMPKEQYPEIQIPMVYVNTVYPGNSPVDIENLITRPIEKELKSVKGVKEIKSTSAQDFSAIVIEFNEDVEVSKALQDTKDAVDKSKSELPTDLDTDPNVVELDFSEIPIMVVNLSGDFEIDKLKDYAEYLQDEMEELQEVSRVDIAGSVEREIQINADIFKMDAMKVTFSDIESAVANENMTISGGDVLTNGFRRSLRVSGEFKTADEIRQIIVKSEDGRPIYLKDLAEVKDTYVERKSYARLATGEEFTAKGANPVISLKVVKRGGENLINATKKIDDLLEEARESYLPRNLNIAITQSQAQDMENQLSNLMNNIISGVILVVAVLLFFMGLRNAIFVGIAIPLSMLMSFVILSFMGITLNMVVLFALILALGMLVDNAIVIIENIYRLREEGFNSKAAAKQGAGEVAMAIISSTATTLAAFVPLAFWGGIMGEFMKYLPITLIVVLASSLFIGLVINPVVAKQYMVVDDRNMNRNLKLKLISGVALVVLGIVFYIVTFFGDSGNYTIANLLMVFGVLTLLNAYYLKKASYWFQDKLLVALEKIYLKTLKWALGGYKPILITLGTFGLLILSVMMFGLSEPTVGLFPENEPRYVYMYIEAPLGTDVQQTNDITKKLEKRLYKELEPHKDIIESIVTNVGENTNDPNQNTGSGITPHKSKISIAFVPFEKRNGKNTSIILSQCAEIAKEIPGVSVVTDKERNGPPVGKPINIEITGHDYSKLIELADEMQSKIDKSGIMGIDNLSMDINVGKPELQVQIDRNKARRYGLSTGQIAMALRTAIYGKEISKLKDKEDEYPIMLRLKDQYRYNVSALADQRLTFRDNKGKMHQVPISAVAHLEYTSTVGEVKRKDLDKVVTLSSNITEGYNSNKVVDAVKKVMEGYPMPEGYAFKFTGEQEEQQKSMEFLSNAMLIAMCSIFLILVSQFNSFVKPFIIILSVVFSLIGVFLGLTLFKNDFIIIMTGIGIISLAGIVVNNAIVLIDYTDLLINRRKEELGLEGDDNLPVNEVLECIVKAGYTRLRPVLLTAITTILGLVPMAVGLNIDFAGMFSSFEPQIYFGGDNADMWGPMAMTVIYGLVFSTFLTLIIVPVMYLLSVQFGNIMGTLLGKGESAKKTAPANQNGHYVSALVDKTKAPVSE, encoded by the coding sequence ATGAATCAGAAATCAAATCAGAATAAGCCACTGAAGGAGTTTAAACTCAGTAGCTTTTCCATTGACAACAGCATAAGTGTCTTTATCCTGACAGCGATTATTATCATGTTTGGGTATGTATCTTACAACTCAATGCCGAAGGAGCAGTATCCTGAGATACAGATCCCAATGGTATATGTTAATACGGTATACCCTGGTAACTCTCCTGTCGATATCGAAAACTTGATTACTAGACCAATTGAGAAAGAGCTTAAATCTGTAAAAGGTGTAAAAGAGATCAAGTCTACTTCTGCACAGGATTTTTCAGCTATTGTCATTGAGTTTAATGAAGACGTTGAGGTGTCTAAAGCACTTCAGGACACCAAGGATGCAGTAGACAAATCAAAAAGTGAGTTGCCTACTGATCTTGATACAGACCCGAATGTAGTTGAACTCGACTTCTCTGAGATTCCTATTATGGTAGTGAACCTTTCAGGTGATTTTGAGATCGACAAGCTGAAGGACTATGCAGAATACCTTCAGGATGAAATGGAGGAATTGCAAGAGGTATCAAGAGTGGATATCGCAGGTTCTGTAGAGCGTGAAATCCAGATCAATGCAGACATCTTCAAGATGGACGCAATGAAGGTGACGTTCTCAGATATCGAAAGTGCAGTAGCCAATGAAAACATGACCATCTCTGGTGGTGACGTATTGACAAATGGTTTTCGTCGTTCACTTCGTGTTTCAGGAGAGTTCAAGACCGCAGACGAGATCAGACAGATTATCGTAAAGTCTGAGGATGGAAGACCTATTTACCTGAAAGACCTTGCTGAAGTAAAGGATACATACGTAGAGCGTAAAAGTTATGCCCGTCTGGCTACAGGTGAAGAGTTTACAGCAAAGGGTGCTAACCCTGTAATCTCACTGAAAGTAGTAAAAAGAGGTGGTGAGAACCTGATTAACGCGACCAAGAAGATTGATGACTTATTGGAGGAAGCTAGAGAGTCTTACCTGCCAAGAAACCTGAATATTGCCATTACACAATCTCAGGCACAGGATATGGAAAACCAGTTGAGCAACTTGATGAACAACATTATTTCAGGTGTGATTCTGGTAGTAGCAGTACTACTGTTCTTTATGGGATTGCGAAATGCGATCTTTGTAGGTATTGCGATTCCATTGTCAATGCTGATGTCATTTGTGATCCTGAGCTTTATGGGAATCACATTGAACATGGTAGTACTTTTTGCCTTGATTCTGGCGTTGGGTATGCTCGTGGATAATGCGATTGTAATTATTGAGAATATCTACCGACTCAGGGAAGAAGGCTTTAATTCTAAGGCTGCTGCTAAGCAAGGTGCTGGTGAGGTTGCGATGGCAATTATCTCATCTACAGCAACAACACTTGCGGCATTTGTGCCATTGGCATTCTGGGGTGGTATCATGGGTGAGTTTATGAAATACCTGCCAATTACATTGATTGTCGTACTGGCTTCATCTCTGTTTATTGGTTTGGTGATCAACCCTGTGGTAGCAAAACAGTATATGGTTGTGGATGACCGTAATATGAACCGAAACCTCAAGCTGAAACTGATCTCAGGTGTTGCCTTGGTGGTATTGGGTATTGTCTTCTACATCGTAACGTTCTTTGGTGATAGCGGTAACTATACAATCGCTAACCTGCTAATGGTATTTGGTGTATTGACCTTGCTGAATGCTTATTACCTGAAAAAAGCTTCTTACTGGTTCCAGGACAAGCTGTTGGTTGCTTTGGAGAAAATTTACCTGAAAACCCTGAAGTGGGCATTGGGTGGTTATAAGCCAATTCTAATTACATTAGGTACTTTTGGCTTGTTAATTTTATCAGTGATGATGTTTGGTTTGAGTGAGCCAACAGTAGGTCTGTTCCCAGAGAATGAGCCTAGATATGTATACATGTATATTGAAGCTCCACTAGGTACAGATGTTCAGCAGACAAATGATATCACCAAGAAGCTGGAGAAACGCCTTTACAAGGAGCTGGAACCACATAAAGATATCATTGAGTCGATTGTAACCAACGTTGGTGAAAATACAAATGACCCTAACCAGAATACTGGTAGTGGTATCACTCCTCATAAGAGTAAAATCTCGATTGCGTTTGTTCCTTTTGAGAAGCGTAATGGTAAAAATACATCAATTATTCTGAGCCAATGTGCTGAGATCGCCAAAGAAATACCAGGCGTAAGCGTGGTGACGGATAAGGAGCGCAACGGCCCTCCAGTAGGTAAACCAATCAACATCGAAATAACAGGGCATGATTATTCGAAACTGATTGAGCTGGCAGATGAGATGCAATCTAAGATTGATAAGTCTGGCATAATGGGTATTGATAACCTCTCAATGGATATCAACGTGGGCAAGCCGGAACTGCAAGTACAGATTGATAGAAACAAGGCTCGTCGCTACGGACTTTCAACTGGTCAGATAGCCATGGCTTTACGTACAGCAATTTACGGTAAGGAAATCTCCAAATTGAAAGACAAGGAGGATGAGTATCCAATTATGCTTCGCCTGAAAGATCAGTACCGTTACAATGTATCTGCCTTGGCAGATCAGCGTCTGACTTTCCGTGACAATAAAGGTAAAATGCACCAAGTGCCAATTTCAGCGGTAGCTCACCTTGAGTACACTTCGACAGTAGGAGAAGTAAAACGTAAAGATTTGGACAAGGTGGTGACACTAAGCTCCAACATTACTGAGGGGTATAACTCAAACAAGGTAGTGGATGCTGTAAAGAAAGTAATGGAAGGTTATCCGATGCCAGAAGGTTATGCCTTCAAGTTTACAGGTGAGCAGGAAGAACAGCAGAAATCAATGGAGTTTTTGAGCAATGCAATGTTGATTGCAATGTGTTCAATCTTCCTGATTCTGGTATCACAGTTCAACTCGTTTGTAAAACCATTTATCATCATCCTGTCAGTAGTATTCTCCCTGATTGGTGTGTTCTTGGGACTTACGTTGTTCAAGAATGATTTCATTATCATTATGACCGGTATTGGTATTATTTCCTTGGCTGGTATCGTGGTGAATAATGCGATCGTATTGATTGACTATACAGATCTTTTGATCAATCGCCGTAAGGAAGAGTTAGGACTTGAGGGTGACGATAACCTACCAGTCAATGAAGTACTGGAGTGTATTGTTAAGGCAGGTTATACACGTCTGAGACCAGTATTGTTGACAGCAATCACAACGATTCTAGGCTTGGTGCCGATGGCAGTGGGTCTGAACATTGACTTTGCTGGAATGTTCTCAAGCTTTGAGCCGCAAATTTACTTTGGTGGTGACAACGCAGATATGTGGGGACCAATGGCAATGACTGTGATCTATGGATTGGTGTTCTCTACATTCCTTACTTTGATCATTGTACCTGTAATGTACTTGCTGTCTGTACAGTTTGGTAACATTATGGGAACTCTTCTAGGTAAAGGAGAAAGTGCTAAGAAAACAGCACCAGCCAATCAGAATGGGCACTATGTGTCTGCCCTTGTTGATAAAACAAAGGCACCAGTTTCTGAGTAA